One window of the Desulfolucanica intricata genome contains the following:
- the gmk gene encoding guanylate kinase, producing the protein MIQEGLLLVISGPSGAGKGTVCRGVLDKNKDIYISISATTRKPRPGELDGVNYHFKTTQEFKKMMAENQLLEYALVYDNYYGTPRQEVMETLKQGKDVILEIDIQGALQVKDNMPRAVLIFIVPPSLEELRKRLIQRGTDTLEEIEKRLKCVKDELKYVSRYGYIILNDQVEEAIKKVEAIITAEKCRPWYYNFDDYA; encoded by the coding sequence ATGATTCAAGAAGGATTACTGCTGGTTATTTCGGGTCCCTCCGGAGCCGGTAAAGGAACTGTTTGCAGAGGGGTCTTAGATAAAAATAAAGATATATATATATCAATTTCTGCGACTACGCGAAAACCAAGGCCCGGTGAACTGGACGGAGTGAATTATCACTTCAAGACTACACAAGAATTTAAAAAAATGATGGCTGAAAATCAATTACTGGAATATGCTCTGGTTTATGACAATTATTATGGGACACCTCGACAAGAGGTAATGGAAACTTTGAAGCAGGGTAAGGATGTAATATTAGAAATTGATATTCAAGGTGCTTTGCAGGTAAAAGACAACATGCCCCGGGCTGTGCTAATTTTCATTGTTCCCCCCTCACTGGAAGAACTGAGAAAAAGATTGATCCAACGGGGTACAGATACTCTTGAGGAAATTGAAAAAAGACTTAAGTGTGTAAAAGATGAGCTAAAATATGTATCAAGATATGGTTATATAATATTAAATGACCAAGTGGAAGAAGCAATAAAAAAAGTAGAAGCCATAATAACGGCTGAAAAGTGTCGGCCCTGGTATTATAATTTTGATGACTATGCTTAA
- the remA gene encoding extracellular matrix/biofilm regulator RemA: MDIKLINIGFGNIVSANRIVAIVSPESAPIKRIITEARDRGMLIDATYGRRTRAVIITDSDHVILSAVQPETVANRLVARDSTVTVEEPSE; this comes from the coding sequence ATGGATATTAAACTAATAAATATTGGTTTCGGTAATATTGTATCTGCTAATCGAATTGTTGCTATAGTAAGTCCTGAATCGGCTCCGATAAAAAGAATTATTACCGAGGCCAGAGACAGAGGTATGCTAATAGATGCTACCTATGGCAGGCGAACCAGAGCGGTAATTATTACAGACAGTGACCATGTTATCTTGTCTGCAGTACAGCCTGAAACCGTAGCTAATCGTTTAGTAGCCAGGGATTCAACTGTAACAGTGGAAGAACCGTCTGAGTAG
- a CDS encoding YicC/YloC family endoribonuclease: protein MLKSMTGFGRGEAYGQGRKFVIELKAVNHRYLEVVVRLPRMLVSLEDRVRKLIQSQVARGRIDVFFSMEQVAEKNAAVKVDKALGASYYKAMRDLQEYLQLDGEIRVLDIAQLPEVLTLEEPEEDIEAWWPVVQEAVASGLENLVQMRLVEGEQLKKDLIKRIEKIDRMREQIRNRAPMVVEDYRARLNRQLEELLGDSIPDPIRVAGEIAIFAERSNITEEIVRLGSHLKQVKNCLTEDEPVGRKLDFLVQEMNREINTIASKANDSEISSIVVNLKSELEKIREQIQNLE from the coding sequence TTGTTAAAAAGTATGACCGGTTTTGGCCGTGGAGAGGCTTACGGTCAGGGTCGTAAATTTGTAATAGAATTAAAAGCTGTAAACCATCGTTATTTAGAAGTGGTTGTACGTTTACCCCGCATGTTGGTCTCCTTGGAAGACAGAGTCAGAAAATTAATCCAATCTCAGGTGGCCAGGGGGCGGATCGATGTCTTTTTTTCCATGGAGCAAGTAGCAGAAAAAAATGCAGCGGTAAAAGTTGACAAAGCACTGGGTGCATCGTATTATAAGGCAATGAGAGATCTGCAAGAATATTTGCAGTTAGATGGGGAAATCAGAGTTCTGGATATTGCTCAATTACCCGAAGTTCTAACCTTGGAGGAGCCTGAAGAGGATATTGAGGCCTGGTGGCCTGTGGTACAGGAAGCGGTGGCTTCCGGGTTGGAAAATCTAGTGCAAATGCGCTTGGTTGAGGGTGAGCAATTAAAAAAGGATTTAATAAAAAGGATTGAAAAAATTGACCGAATGAGAGAGCAAATTAGGAATAGAGCCCCTATGGTTGTTGAGGATTACCGTGCCAGATTAAACCGGCAGTTGGAAGAATTGCTTGGGGACAGTATACCGGATCCTATACGAGTAGCAGGTGAAATTGCGATTTTTGCAGAGCGCTCCAATATTACCGAGGAAATTGTTCGCCTGGGCAGTCATCTTAAGCAGGTAAAAAACTGCCTGACAGAAGATGAGCCTGTTGGTAGAAAGCTTGATTTTCTGGTCCAGGAAATGAATCGGGAAATCAACACCATTGCCTCAAAGGCAAATGATTCAGAAATTAGCAGTATAGTAGTTAACTTAAAAAGTGAATTGGAGAAAATTAGAGAACAAATCCAAAATCTAGAATAA
- a CDS encoding pyridoxal phosphate-dependent aminotransferase, which yields MRLSNRASNISPSPTLAIDAKAKKMMAEGEKVINFGVGEPDFDTPELIKAAAIKAIQTGMTKYTPVAGIEQLKKAIVKKLKQDNGLDYQPNQIVVSVGAKHSLYNTFQVLCQEGDEVVLPAPYWVSYLEQIRLTGAVPRIIEARADNGFKITPEDVDRVVNERTKVILLNSPSNPTGAVYTRAELEALGEVIVKHKLMVISDEIYEKLIYDNLEHISIAALSPELKDLTVVINGVSKAYAMTGWRIGYAAAPVSIARAMTDLQSHSTSNPTSIAQAASVAAIEGTQEPLKQMVSEFAKRRDYMLERLQSIPGIYCDRPGGAFYLFPEISSYFGKSYGHIVINSATDFAGLLLNEVKVAVVPGVAFGCDKNFRLSYATSMENIKEGMDRIADFLSDLN from the coding sequence ATGCGGCTGTCAAACCGGGCTTCCAACATAAGCCCATCACCTACGCTGGCTATTGATGCCAAAGCTAAAAAAATGATGGCTGAGGGAGAAAAAGTAATTAATTTCGGTGTTGGGGAACCTGATTTTGATACACCCGAGCTTATAAAGGCCGCTGCCATTAAGGCGATTCAAACCGGGATGACTAAATATACACCGGTAGCCGGCATCGAGCAGCTTAAGAAAGCTATAGTAAAAAAACTAAAACAGGATAACGGCTTAGATTATCAGCCTAACCAGATTGTAGTATCAGTTGGGGCGAAACACTCATTATATAATACTTTTCAGGTATTATGTCAGGAGGGTGATGAGGTGGTTTTACCCGCTCCATACTGGGTAAGTTATCTGGAGCAAATAAGACTGACAGGTGCCGTTCCCCGAATTATCGAGGCCCGGGCTGATAATGGTTTTAAGATTACACCTGAAGATGTGGACAGGGTTGTCAATGAAAGAACAAAGGTCATACTGTTAAACAGTCCCAGCAATCCTACCGGGGCAGTTTATACCCGTGCTGAATTAGAAGCACTGGGTGAAGTTATTGTTAAACATAAGTTAATGGTTATTTCAGATGAGATATATGAGAAATTAATTTATGATAATTTGGAACATATCAGTATAGCTGCCTTGAGCCCTGAATTAAAAGACTTGACTGTGGTAATTAACGGTGTTTCTAAGGCTTATGCCATGACAGGGTGGCGTATTGGCTATGCCGCTGCTCCCGTTTCGATAGCAAGGGCGATGACAGACTTACAGAGCCATTCAACTTCTAATCCTACTTCTATTGCTCAAGCGGCCAGTGTGGCAGCAATTGAAGGTACCCAGGAACCACTGAAGCAAATGGTGTCTGAATTTGCTAAAAGACGAGATTATATGTTGGAACGTTTACAATCCATCCCAGGTATATACTGTGACAGACCGGGTGGAGCTTTTTACCTTTTTCCTGAGATTAGCAGTTATTTTGGAAAATCCTACGGTCATATAGTGATTAATTCGGCCACCGATTTTGCGGGATTGCTGCTTAATGAGGTTAAGGTCGCTGTGGTGCCGGGGGTTGCTTTTGGTTGTGACAAGAATTTCAGGCTTTCTTATGCTACATCAATGGAAAACATTAAGGAAGGTATGGATCGGATTGCTGACTTTTTATCTGACTTAAATTAA
- a CDS encoding LL-diaminopimelate aminotransferase: protein MNFEEAHRIRNLPPYLFARIEKIVAQKKEAGVDIISLGIGDPDLPTPDNIIEEMNKAIRNPVNHQYPSSVGMLSYRRTVADWYKNRFGVEIDPATEVVSLIGSKEGIAHISWCYLNQGDTVLVPDPGYPVYAVGAILAGAEPYYMPLHEKNGFLPDLAAIPEEVAQKAKMMFINYPNNPTGAVADETFYKEVIEFAGKYNILVCHDAAYSEMAYDGYKPLSFLQIPGAKEVGIEFHSVSKTYNMTGWRVGWAAGNASVVKALGRLKSNIDSGVFQAIQYAAMAGLTGPQDSVEKMRSIYQERRDMLVDGFNKLGWKLQKPKATFYVWAPVPKGHTSESFAELVLDKAGVIITPGTGYGQMGAGYFRMALTVEKDRIVEALNRIKDNIGKVLF, encoded by the coding sequence TTGAATTTCGAAGAAGCTCATAGAATTAGAAATTTACCACCCTATTTATTTGCAAGAATTGAAAAAATCGTAGCACAGAAGAAAGAGGCCGGAGTCGATATTATTAGTTTGGGGATTGGTGATCCTGATCTTCCCACTCCGGATAATATTATTGAAGAAATGAATAAAGCAATCAGAAACCCTGTAAATCACCAGTATCCCTCCTCAGTGGGCATGCTAAGCTACCGCCGGACAGTGGCTGATTGGTATAAAAATCGTTTCGGGGTGGAAATTGATCCGGCTACAGAAGTGGTATCATTAATTGGTTCTAAGGAAGGCATTGCACATATTTCCTGGTGTTATCTGAATCAAGGAGATACGGTGTTAGTACCCGACCCGGGATATCCAGTATATGCAGTGGGAGCTATTTTAGCAGGAGCTGAGCCTTACTATATGCCGCTTCACGAAAAGAACGGTTTTTTACCGGACCTTGCTGCCATCCCGGAAGAGGTAGCTCAAAAAGCAAAAATGATGTTTATTAATTATCCTAATAATCCCACCGGGGCAGTTGCCGATGAGACCTTCTATAAGGAAGTTATTGAGTTTGCCGGAAAATATAACATTTTGGTATGTCATGATGCCGCATACTCGGAGATGGCTTATGACGGATATAAACCTCTAAGCTTTTTGCAAATTCCCGGGGCTAAAGAAGTGGGTATAGAGTTTCATTCGGTTTCCAAAACCTATAATATGACCGGCTGGCGGGTTGGATGGGCTGCCGGTAACGCCAGTGTGGTGAAAGCCCTGGGACGTTTAAAATCAAATATTGACTCCGGTGTTTTTCAAGCTATTCAATATGCTGCTATGGCCGGTCTTACAGGACCGCAGGACAGTGTGGAAAAAATGCGTTCGATTTACCAGGAGCGCAGGGATATGTTAGTTGACGGTTTTAATAAACTTGGCTGGAAATTGCAAAAGCCCAAAGCTACTTTTTATGTTTGGGCTCCGGTACCCAAAGGACATACTTCAGAATCCTTTGCAGAACTGGTATTGGATAAAGCGGGAGTAATTATCACTCCGGGTACAGGTTACGGACAGATGGGCGCCGGCTATTTTCGTATGGCCTTAACAGTTGAAAAAGACCGTATAGTTGAAGCATTAAATCGGATCAAAGATAATATAGGAAAGGTATTATTCTAA
- the dapF gene encoding diaminopimelate epimerase, with the protein MHFVKVHGLGNDFVLVNAMVEELPADPVNLARRVCDRHFGVGADGLVLLHKSGRAELRMQIFNSDGSEAEMCGNAIRCVAKYAYEKQLIQKEKIRVETLAGIIVPQLIIESGIVKNVRVNMGKPVLDRAEIPMQGSAGRVISEPLKVGKETYKITAVSMGNPHVIVFVDKLDGFPVSKIGRQIETHAVFPRKTNVEFVEILSRSEVTMKVWERGAGETMACGTGACATVVASALNGFTDRKVTVHLNGGDLLIEWADDNHVYMTGPAEEVFSGTININT; encoded by the coding sequence TTGCATTTTGTCAAAGTGCATGGATTGGGAAATGATTTTGTCTTGGTTAATGCGATGGTGGAAGAGCTGCCCGCCGATCCGGTCAATCTGGCCCGGCGGGTTTGCGACCGCCATTTTGGTGTTGGTGCGGATGGTTTAGTGCTGCTGCATAAATCCGGCCGGGCTGAATTAAGAATGCAAATTTTTAATTCAGATGGGAGTGAAGCGGAAATGTGCGGTAATGCCATCCGTTGTGTTGCTAAGTATGCTTATGAAAAACAACTCATACAAAAAGAAAAGATACGTGTAGAGACACTGGCCGGAATTATAGTACCTCAATTAATAATTGAAAGCGGTATTGTTAAAAATGTTCGGGTGAATATGGGGAAACCTGTTTTGGATAGAGCAGAAATTCCGATGCAAGGTTCCGCCGGGAGGGTGATATCCGAACCGCTTAAAGTAGGCAAAGAAACTTATAAGATAACTGCTGTTTCCATGGGTAATCCTCATGTTATAGTTTTTGTAGATAAGTTGGATGGTTTTCCGGTGTCCAAAATAGGTCGGCAGATAGAAACCCACGCGGTTTTTCCCCGGAAAACTAATGTCGAGTTTGTTGAGATTCTAAGTCGTTCTGAAGTAACTATGAAGGTTTGGGAGCGTGGGGCAGGGGAAACCATGGCTTGCGGTACCGGAGCCTGCGCCACAGTGGTTGCTTCTGCTTTAAACGGTTTTACTGATCGCAAGGTTACGGTACACCTTAACGGCGGGGATTTATTAATTGAATGGGCTGATGATAATCATGTTTATATGACCGGCCCGGCTGAGGAGGTATTTTCGGGAACAATTAATATAAATACATAA
- a CDS encoding calcium-transporting P-type ATPase, PMR1-type, producing MSGRWHTVNEIELVEKFKTNYKKGLDERDARDRLGRFGPNELAKPPKVPLWQMFLQQFKDFMVLILLAATVISGFLGEWADAVTIMIIVLVNAVLGFVQEFRAEKSMDALKQLTAPEAKVLRNGREKKIPAVEVVPGDIVLLESGDRVPADLRLLETNNLELEESTLTGESVPVKKHSGILPEGIGLGDMKNMAYQGTVVTRGRGKGLVVATGMATEMGHIAGMIQEVEQEETPLQRRLGQLGKGLVAFCLVICALVVVLGVMRGEPLYQMFLAGVSLAVAAIPEGLPAIVTVALAIGVQRMIKRNAIIRKLQAVETLGCATVICSDKTGTLTQNEMTVRKVMCGGKLLDVTGEGYDPKGDFEGDYHKKDLQLLLKTAALCNNAGLVKGDIPIGGLFRGIAGGKKTHEWKINGDPTEGALLAMSAKGGIWREKIELDEKRIAEFTFDSDRKRMTVVYQEPGGTKTAYVKGAPDIVLNLCTHVYKDGRIIPINNLLRQEILKYNSHLAGQALRVLALAYRKLPVGIKNLNEKNVEQELVFLGLAGMIDPPRPSAIKAIRASRRAGIKTVMITGDHQLTAQAVGRELGLISKGQKVLSGADLDRMSDEDLRQEVDRIAVYARVSPHHKLRIVRALKRIGHVVAMTGDGVNDAPAVKDADIGVAMGITGTDVTKEASAMVLADDNFTTIVAAVEEGRGIYDNIRKFIRYLLSCNVGEVLTMFVAVLAGLPLPLLPIQILWMNLVTDGLPAMALGIDPADRDIMFRKPRDPKESVFSHGLVWRIAGSGLVIGLGTVISFVIGLYLWDVATARTIAFNTLVFLQLFFVFTCRSEYHTILEVGIFTNPLLVAAVIVSVVLQLAVNYIPMLQPVFHTTALSGVHWGIILTIAAAPTVIGTIFRHIQVRAKEKIMYLKV from the coding sequence GTGTCTGGGCGGTGGCATACGGTAAATGAAATTGAATTGGTAGAGAAGTTTAAAACCAATTACAAAAAAGGCCTGGACGAGAGGGATGCTAGAGACAGGCTGGGGAGATTTGGGCCAAATGAGTTGGCCAAGCCCCCAAAGGTACCGTTGTGGCAAATGTTTCTTCAGCAATTCAAAGATTTTATGGTACTTATTCTCCTGGCAGCAACCGTTATTTCCGGATTTCTGGGGGAATGGGCGGATGCCGTAACTATTATGATTATTGTACTGGTTAATGCTGTATTGGGTTTTGTTCAAGAATTTCGGGCTGAGAAGTCCATGGATGCTTTAAAGCAGCTAACTGCACCGGAAGCCAAGGTGCTGCGGAATGGCCGGGAAAAGAAAATTCCGGCAGTAGAGGTAGTGCCGGGGGATATTGTTTTGCTGGAAAGCGGGGATCGGGTTCCGGCTGATTTAAGACTCTTAGAAACTAATAATTTGGAGCTTGAGGAATCCACTTTAACCGGGGAATCAGTACCAGTTAAGAAGCATTCGGGCATACTGCCCGAAGGTATTGGTCTTGGAGACATGAAGAATATGGCTTACCAGGGTACCGTGGTAACCAGAGGTCGTGGAAAAGGCCTGGTAGTGGCTACCGGTATGGCTACCGAGATGGGTCATATTGCGGGGATGATTCAGGAAGTAGAACAGGAAGAGACTCCCTTACAGCGCCGTCTCGGTCAGCTGGGTAAAGGCCTGGTTGCTTTTTGTCTGGTTATTTGTGCCCTGGTTGTTGTATTAGGTGTGATGCGTGGGGAGCCTTTATACCAAATGTTTTTGGCTGGTGTAAGTCTTGCTGTAGCAGCTATTCCGGAGGGTTTACCGGCGATTGTTACAGTTGCTCTGGCTATCGGGGTTCAGCGGATGATTAAACGAAATGCTATTATTCGCAAGTTGCAGGCTGTAGAGACCCTGGGTTGTGCTACAGTTATTTGTTCGGACAAGACCGGGACTTTAACTCAGAATGAGATGACAGTTCGTAAAGTTATGTGTGGAGGGAAACTATTAGATGTAACCGGTGAAGGATATGATCCAAAGGGTGATTTTGAGGGTGATTATCATAAGAAAGATCTGCAACTGCTGCTCAAAACGGCAGCCCTGTGTAATAATGCCGGTTTGGTTAAAGGAGATATTCCTATTGGCGGATTATTTCGGGGGATTGCAGGCGGCAAAAAGACTCACGAATGGAAAATAAATGGCGATCCTACTGAAGGTGCCTTATTGGCTATGTCAGCTAAAGGAGGAATTTGGCGGGAAAAGATAGAATTAGATGAAAAGAGAATAGCAGAATTTACTTTTGATTCAGATCGAAAAAGAATGACAGTTGTATATCAAGAACCTGGCGGAACAAAGACTGCTTATGTTAAGGGGGCACCTGATATTGTCCTGAATCTTTGTACTCATGTGTATAAAGACGGGCGGATAATACCGATTAATAATTTGCTCAGACAAGAGATATTAAAATATAATTCCCATTTAGCAGGACAGGCCTTACGTGTTTTAGCTTTGGCTTACCGAAAGTTACCTGTAGGAATTAAAAATTTAAATGAGAAAAATGTTGAGCAAGAATTAGTGTTCCTGGGTTTAGCCGGTATGATAGATCCCCCCAGACCGTCAGCGATTAAGGCTATCCGGGCAAGCAGGCGGGCCGGAATTAAAACGGTTATGATTACCGGGGACCATCAATTGACAGCCCAGGCTGTGGGACGGGAACTGGGGTTAATTTCCAAGGGTCAAAAAGTACTTAGCGGAGCAGATCTTGATCGTATGAGCGATGAAGACCTCAGACAAGAGGTAGACCGAATCGCAGTTTATGCCAGAGTATCTCCTCATCATAAGCTTAGAATTGTCAGAGCTTTGAAGCGAATTGGTCATGTTGTGGCCATGACCGGGGATGGTGTTAATGATGCTCCGGCTGTGAAGGATGCCGATATCGGTGTTGCTATGGGGATAACCGGAACAGATGTTACTAAAGAGGCCTCGGCAATGGTTTTGGCTGATGATAATTTTACCACTATTGTAGCTGCTGTTGAAGAAGGCCGTGGTATCTATGATAACATTAGAAAATTTATTCGATATCTGTTATCTTGTAATGTGGGTGAAGTTCTAACTATGTTTGTGGCTGTATTGGCCGGATTACCACTGCCTTTACTGCCAATCCAGATATTATGGATGAACCTTGTGACTGACGGTCTCCCGGCTATGGCTCTCGGGATTGACCCGGCTGACCGTGATATTATGTTTCGCAAGCCACGGGATCCCAAGGAAAGCGTTTTTTCACACGGTTTAGTCTGGCGTATTGCCGGCAGTGGATTGGTTATCGGACTGGGAACGGTTATCTCTTTTGTGATCGGCCTATACCTGTGGGATGTAGCAACGGCCCGAACAATTGCTTTTAACACACTGGTTTTTTTGCAGTTATTCTTTGTGTTTACCTGTCGTTCAGAGTATCATACTATTTTAGAGGTAGGTATTTTTACTAATCCACTTTTAGTGGCAGCCGTTATTGTATCAGTGGTTTTACAGTTGGCTGTTAACTATATCCCAATGCTTCAGCCGGTATTCCATACTACGGCTCTAAGCGGAGTTCACTGGGGAATAATTCTAACAATAGCTGCTGCACCAACAGTAATAGGTACTATTTTTAGACATATTCAAGTTCGTGCAAAGGAAAAAATTATGTATCTTAAGGTATGA
- a CDS encoding Rqc2 family fibronectin-binding protein gives MPFDGLVLSAVRQELNDKLIGGRIDRIHQPTKDELILNIHHPGGRQRLLLSAHAFKARVHTTTESKENPPSPPLFCMVLRKHLEGGRICGFHQPGLDRVLRIEVEARDELGQTVKKLLICEIMGKHSNIILVNEASNTIIDGIKRYSHTVSRHREVLPKRIYLPPPEQGKQNPLVLTEETFRECLLSGSLEARVANIIQKFFDGLSPLICREIVYRSGLPDNLILDHCGDHELRMLWQALQSIIVPARDKKFKPTALFDRYGKPVDFAAFDILHLEGFSKETGEMCSVLDCYYSAVHKFDQINSQKQSLYQVIRKEISRVQKKLSLHRQSLQDANEAEQYRIYGELLTANLYRLSKGETEVYLENFYDPQGAKLSVPLDPQLTPVENSQQYFKKYLKAKNTITNAEEQLQKAQADLNYLESVATSVDQAITVSELVEIRQEMIEQSYISDIKNQIKLNKNKKEQEKPRPMSFNSTDGYIILVGKNNKQNDYLTTKIANDEDIWLHTKDIPGSHVIIRSGGNKVPENTLLEAASLAGYFSKARDSSKVPVDYTYKKYVHKPKGAKPGYVIYENQKTLYVDPGEDILEKLALND, from the coding sequence ATGCCCTTTGACGGATTAGTCCTGTCTGCTGTTCGGCAAGAATTAAACGATAAATTAATAGGTGGCCGTATTGATCGAATTCACCAACCTACCAAAGATGAACTCATACTAAATATTCATCACCCGGGAGGGAGACAGCGTCTGCTGCTATCCGCCCATGCCTTTAAAGCACGGGTGCATACTACAACTGAATCCAAAGAGAATCCTCCCAGCCCACCGTTATTTTGTATGGTACTGCGCAAACACCTGGAAGGTGGCCGTATTTGTGGCTTTCATCAGCCCGGCTTGGACAGAGTCTTAAGGATCGAAGTGGAAGCCCGTGATGAATTGGGACAAACGGTAAAAAAGTTATTGATATGTGAAATTATGGGTAAGCACAGTAATATTATCCTGGTAAATGAAGCTTCCAACACAATTATTGACGGAATAAAACGTTACTCCCATACTGTCAGCCGCCACCGTGAAGTTTTACCTAAGAGGATATATTTACCCCCGCCGGAACAGGGAAAACAAAATCCACTTGTTTTAACTGAAGAAACCTTCAGGGAATGCCTGCTTTCAGGTTCCTTGGAAGCAAGGGTGGCTAACATTATACAAAAATTTTTTGACGGTCTTAGTCCATTAATTTGCCGCGAAATAGTCTATCGTTCCGGATTACCCGATAATTTAATTTTGGACCATTGTGGAGATCACGAACTGAGAATGCTGTGGCAGGCTCTGCAATCAATTATTGTCCCTGCCCGTGATAAAAAATTTAAACCTACTGCGCTGTTTGACCGTTACGGAAAACCGGTGGATTTTGCAGCCTTCGATATTTTACATTTGGAGGGTTTTTCAAAAGAAACCGGAGAAATGTGTTCGGTTCTTGATTGCTATTATTCTGCTGTACACAAGTTTGATCAGATTAACAGCCAAAAACAAAGTTTATATCAAGTTATAAGAAAAGAGATTAGTCGAGTACAGAAAAAACTTTCCTTACACCGGCAAAGTTTACAGGATGCCAATGAAGCCGAGCAGTATAGGATTTATGGAGAACTGCTTACGGCTAATTTATACCGGCTGTCCAAAGGAGAAACAGAAGTATATTTGGAAAACTTCTACGATCCACAGGGAGCAAAACTATCCGTTCCTCTGGACCCACAGCTTACACCGGTAGAAAACTCTCAGCAATATTTTAAAAAATATTTAAAAGCTAAAAATACCATAACAAATGCCGAAGAGCAGCTCCAAAAAGCACAGGCTGATTTAAACTACCTGGAGAGTGTGGCTACTTCGGTGGACCAGGCTATTACAGTTTCCGAACTGGTTGAAATAAGGCAAGAAATGATTGAGCAAAGTTACATTAGTGATATCAAAAATCAAATTAAACTCAATAAGAATAAAAAAGAGCAGGAAAAACCCCGCCCCATGTCCTTTAACTCAACCGATGGTTATATTATTCTGGTGGGTAAAAATAACAAGCAAAATGATTATCTGACAACAAAAATAGCTAACGATGAGGATATCTGGCTGCACACCAAGGATATTCCCGGTTCCCATGTAATTATCCGATCGGGCGGAAACAAAGTGCCGGAAAATACTTTACTGGAGGCTGCTTCCCTGGCCGGTTATTTCAGCAAAGCCCGTGATTCTTC